The following proteins come from a genomic window of Mustela nigripes isolate SB6536 unplaced genomic scaffold, MUSNIG.SB6536 HiC_scaffold_76, whole genome shotgun sequence:
- the LOC132008225 gene encoding MAP kinase-activating death domain protein isoform X19 yields the protein MVQKKKLCPRLLDYLVIVGARHPSSDSVAQTPELLRRYPLEDHSEFPLPPDVVFFCQPEGCLSVRQRRMSLRDDTSFVFTLTDKDTGVTRYGICVNFYRSFQKRMPKEKGEGGAGSRGKEGPRATCASEEVGTETSETGLSLQPPSADPAPDVNQSPRVKPRAKAGSRSRNSTLTSLCVLSHYPFFSTFRECLYTLKRLVDCCSERLLGKKLGIPRGIQRDTMWRIFTGSLLVEEKSSALLHDLREIEAWIYRLLRSPVPVSGQKRVDIEVLPQELQQALTFALPDPSRFTLVDFPLHLPLELLGVDACLQVLTCILLEHKVVLQSRDYNALSMSVMAFVAMIYPLEYMFPVIPLLPTCMASAEQLLLAPTPYIIGVPASFFLYKLDFKMPDDVWLVDLDSNRVIAPTNAEVLPTLPEPESLELKKHLKQALASMSLNTQPILNLEKFHEGQEIPLLLGRPSNDLQSTPSTEFNPLIYGNDVDSVDVATRVAMVRFFNSPNVLQGFQMHTRTLRLFPRPVVAFQAGSFLASRPRQTPFAEKLARTQAVEYFGEWILNPTNYAFQRIHNNMFDPALIGDKPKWYAHQLQPIHYRVYDSNSQLAEALSVPPERDSDSEPTDDSGSDSMDYDDSSSSYSSLGDFVSEMMKCDINGDTPNVDPLTHAALGDASEVKIDELQNQKESEEVGPESKNSQENPPLRSSSSITASSSPSTVIHGANAEPADSTEVDDKAAVGVSKPLSAVPSSMGKSNTDRHQTEIGEGAQKLLRPNSLKLASDSEAESDSRASSPTSTISNNSTEGFGGIMSFASSLYRNHSTSFSLSNLTLPTKGAREKTTPFPSLKVFGLNTLMEIVTEAGPGSGEGNRRALVDQKSSVIKHSPTVKREPPSPQGRSSNSSENQQFLKEVVHSVLDGQGVGWLNMKKVRRLLESEQLRVFVLSKLNRSVQSEDDARQDAIPDVEVSRKVYKGMLDLLKCTVLSLEQSYAHAGLGGMASIFGLLEIAQTHYYSKEPDKRKKSPTESVNTPVGKDPGLSGRGDPKAMAQLRVPQLGPRAPSAAGKGPRELDTRSLKEENFVASVGPEVIKSVFETEEKKSQISADSGVSLTSGSQRTDPDSVIGVSPAVMIRSSSQDSEVSNSSGETLGADSDLSSNAGDGPGGEGSAHLASSRGTLSDSEIETNSATSTIFGKAHSLKPSVKEKLVGSPVRSSEDVSQRVYLYEGLLGRDKGSMWDQLEDAAMETFSISKERSTLWDQMQFWEDAFLDAVMLEREGMGMDQGPQEMIDRYLSLGEHDRKRLEDDEDRLLATLLHNLISYMLLMKVNKNDIRKKVRRLMGKSHIGLVYSQQINEVLDQLANLNGRDLAIRSSGSRHMKKQTFVVHAGTDTNGDIFFMEVCDDCVVLRSNIGTVYERWWYEKLINMTYCPKTKVLCLWRRNGSETQLNKFYTKKCRELYYCVKDSMERAAARQQSIKPGPELGGEFPVQDMKTGEGGLLQVTLEGINLKFMHSQVFIELNHIKKCNTVRGVFVLEEFVPEIKEVVSHKYKTPMAHEICYSVLCLFSYVAAVRSREEDLRTPPRPVSS from the exons ATGGTGCAAAAGAAGAAGCTCTGTCCTCGGTTACTTGATTATCTAGTGATCGTAGGGGCCAG GCACCCGAGCAGTGATAGTGTGGCCCAGACTCCTGAATTACTACGGCGGTACCCCTTGGAGGACCACTCCGAGTTTCCCCTGCCCCCAGATGTAGTGTTCTTCTGCCAGCCTGAGGGCTGTCTGAGTGTGCGTCAGCGGCGCATGAGTCTGCGGGATGACACTTCTTTCGTCTTCACCCTCACTGACAAGGACACTGGAGTCACTCGTTATGGCATCTGTGTTAACTTCTACCGCTCCTTCCAGAAGCGTATGCctaaagaaaagggggaaggTGGGGCAGGGTCACGTGGGAAGGAAGGACCCCGTGCCACTTGTGCATCAGAAGAGGTTGGCACTGAGACCTCAGAGACCGGCCTGTCCTTGCAACCCCCCAGTGCTGACCCCGCCCCCGATGTGAATCAGTCTCCTCGGGTCAAACCCCGGGCCAAGGCAGGGAGCCGTTCACGCAATAGTACTCTGACATCCCTGTGTGTGCTCAGCCACTATCCCTTCTTCTCCACCTTCCGAGAATGTCTGTACACCCTCAAACGTCTTGTGGACTGCTGCAGCGAGCGGCTGCTGGGCAAGAAACTGGGCATCCCTCGAGGCATACAAAG GGACACTATGTGGCGCATCTTTACTGGATCATTGCTAGTGGAGGAGAAGTCAAGTGCCCTTCTTCATGACCTTCGAGAGATTGAGGCCTGGATCTATCGATTGCTTCGTTCCCCAGTGCCCGTCTCTGGGCAGAAGCGAGTAGACATTGAGGTCCTACCCCAGGAGCTCCAACAAGCTCTGACCTTTGCTCTTCCAGACCCTTCTCGATTCACCCTGGTGGATTTCCCACTGCACCTTCCCTTGGAACTTCTGGGTGTGGATGCCTGTCTTCAGGTGCTAACCTGCATCCTCTTAGAGCACAAG GTGGTGCTACAGTCCCGAGACTACAATGCCCTCTCCATGTCTGTGATGGCATTTGTGGCGATGATCTACCCACTGGAGTATATGTTTCCTGTAATCCCACTGCTGCCCACCTGCATGGCATCGGCAGAACAG CTGCTGTTGGCTCCAACTCCATACATCATCGGGGTCCCTGCCAGCTTCTTCCTCTACAAGCTGGACTTCAAAATGCCTGATGACGTATGGCTGGTGGATCTGGACAGCAATAGG GTGATTGCCCCCACCAATGCAGAGGTGCTCCCAACCCTGCCAGAGCCAGAATCATTAGAGCTGAAGAAGCATCTGAAGCAG GCCCTTGCCAGCATGAGTCTCAACACCCAGCCCATCCTCAATCTGGAAAAATTCCACGAAGGCCAAGAGATCCCCCTTCTCTTGGGAAGGCCTTCTAACGACCTGCAGTCCACACCTTCCACTGAATTCAACCCACTCATCTATGGCAATGATGTGGATTCTGTGGATGTTGCAACGAG AGTGGCCATGGTCCGTTTCTTCAACTCCCCCAACGTGCTGCAGGGCTTCCAGATGCACACACGTACCCTGCGTCTCTTCCCTCGGCCCGTGGTAGCTTTTCAAGCTGGCTCCTTTCTAGCCTCACGTCCCCGGCAGACTCCTTTTGCAGAGAAGCTGGCCAGAACTCAGGCCGTGGAGTACTTCGGAGAATGGATCCTGAACCCCACCAACTACGCCTTCCAGCGAATCCACAACA ACATGTTTGATCCAGCCCTGATTGGTGACAAGCCGAAGTGGTATGCCCATCAGCTACAGCCCATCCATTATCGAGTCTATGATAGCAACTCCCAGCTGGCCGAGGCACTGAGCGTGCCCCCAGAGCGCGactctgactctgagcccactGATGACAG TGGCAGCGATAGTATGGATTATGATGACTCAAGCTCTTCTTACTCCTCCCTTGGTGACTTTGTCAGTGAAATGATGAAGTGTGACATCAATGGTGATACTCCCA ATGTGGATCCGTTGACGCATGCAGCGCTGGGGGATGCCAGCGAGGTGAAGATCGATGAGCTGCAGAACCAGAAGGAATCTGAGGAAGTGGGCCCGGAAAGCAAGAACTCTCAGGAAAACCCGCCGCTGCGCTCCAGCTCCAGCATCACCGCCAGCAGTAGCCCCAGCACCGTCATCCATGGAGCTAATGCT GAACCTGCCGATTCAACGGAGGTGGACGATAAGGCAGCAGTAGGCGTCTCCAAGCCCCTCTCTGCCGTGCCTTCCAGCATGGGCAAATCGAACACGGACAGGCACCAGACAGAAATCGGAGAGGG GGCTCAAAAGCTGCTGCGGCCCAACAGCTTGAAACTGGCAAGCGACTCTGAGGCAGAGTCCGACTCTCGCGCAAGTTCACCCACCTCCACCATCTCCAACAACAGCACCGAGGGCTTCGGGGGCATCATGTCTTTTGCCA GCAGCCTATATCGAAACCACAGTACGAGCTTCAGTCTTTCAAACCTCACACTGCCCACCAAAGGTGCGCGAGAGAAGACCACACCCTTCCCCAGTCTGAAAG TATTTGGGCTAAATACTCTAATGGAGATTGTTACTGAAGCCGGCCCCGGGAGTGGTGAAG GAAACAGGAGGGCCTTAGTGGACCAGAAGTCATCTGTTATTAAACACAGCCCAACAGTGAAAAGAGAGCCTCCATCACCTCAGGGTCGATCCAGCAATTCTAG TGAGAACCAGCAGTTCCTGAAGGAGGTGGTCCACAGCGTGCTGGATGGCCAGGGCGTTGGCTGGCTCAACATGAAAAAGGTGCGTCGGCTACTGGAGAGCGAGCAGCTGCGAGTCTTTGTCCTGAGCAAGCTGAATCGCTCAGTGCAGTCAGAGGACGATGCCCGGCAGGACGCCATCCCCGACGTG GAGGTCAGTCGGAAGGTATACAAGGGGATGCTAGACCTGCTCAAGTGCACGGTGCTCAGCCTGGAGCAGTCCTACGCCCACGCGGGTCTGGGGGGTATGGCCAGCATCTTTGGGCTTCTGGAGATTGCCCAGACCCACTACTATAGCAAAG AACCAGACAAGCGGAAGAAAAGTCCAACAGAGAGTGTAAATACCCCAGTCGGCAAGGATCCTGGCCTGTCCGGGCGGGGGGACCCAAAGGCCATGGCACAGCTGAGAGTTCCCCAGCTGGGACCTCGGGCACCAAGTGCTGCAGGAAAGGGTCCCAGAGAACTAGACACCAGaagtttaaaggaagaaaattttgtaGCATCTGTTG GGCCCGAAGTCATCAAATCCGTCTTtgagacagaggagaaaaagtCCCAGATCAGTGCGGACAGTGGCGTGAGCCTGACATCTGGTTCCCAG AGGACTGATCCAGACTCTGTCATTGGTGTGAGTCCAGCCGTTATGATCCGAAGCTCAAGTCAGGACTCTGAA gtGAGTAATAGCTCTGGAGAGACCCTTGGAGCAGACAGTGACCTGAGCAGCAACGCGGGTGATGGTCCAGGCGGTGAGGGCAGCGCCCACTTGGCCAGCTCTCGGGGCACCTTGTCTGATAGTGAAATTGAGACCAACTCTGCTACCAGCACCATCTTT GGGAAAGCCCACAGCTTGAAGCCAAGTGTCAAGGAGAAGCTGGTGGGCAGCCCAGTTCGCTCGTCTGAGGATGTAAGCCAGCGAGTCTATCTCTACGAGGGACTCCTAG GAAGGGACAAAGGATCGATGTGGGACCAGTTAGAGGATGCGGCTATGGAGACCTTTTCTATAA GCAAAGAACGTTCTACTTTATGGGACCAAATGCAGTTCTGGGAAGACGCGTTCTTAGATGCTGTGATgttggagagagaaggaatgggtATGGACCAGGGTCCCCAGGAAATGATCGACAG GTACCTGTCCCTGGGAGAGCATGACCGGAAGCGCCTGGAGGATGATGAAGATCGTTTGTTGGCCACGCTTTTGCACAACCTCATCTCTTACATGCTACTGATGAAG GTAAATAAGAATGACATCCGAAAGAAGGTGAGGCGCCTAATGGGCAAGTCGCATATTGGGCTTGTGTACAGCCAGCAAATCAACGAAGTGCTTGATCAGCTGGCGAACCTG AATGGACGTGATCTCGCTATCCGGTCCAGTGGCAGCCGGCACATGAAGAAGCAAACATTTGTGGTACATGCAGGGACAGACACAAATGGAGATATCTTCTTCATGGAG GTGTGTGATGACTGCGTGGTCCTGCGGAGTAACATCGGGACGGTGTACGAACGCTGGTGGTACGAGAAGCTCATCAACATGACCTACTGCCCCAAGACCAAGGTGCTGTGCCTGTGGCGCAGAAATGGCTCTGAGACTCAGCTCAACAAGTTCTATACCAAGAAG TGTCGGGAACTGTACTACTGCGTGAAGGACAGCATGGAGAGAGCCGCGGCCCGACAGCAGAGCATCAAACCCG GCCCTGAACTGGGTGGCGAGTTCCCTGTGCAGGACATGAAGACTGGTGAGGGCGGCTTGCTGCAGGTCACCCTAGAAGGGATCAATCTCAAGTTCATGCACAGCCAG
- the LOC132008225 gene encoding MAP kinase-activating death domain protein isoform X35, with translation MVQKKKLCPRLLDYLVIVGARHPSSDSVAQTPELLRRYPLEDHSEFPLPPDVVFFCQPEGCLSVRQRRMSLRDDTSFVFTLTDKDTGVTRYGICVNFYRSFQKRMPKEKGEGGAGSRGKEGPRATCASEEVGTETSETGLSLQPPSADPAPDVNQSPRVKPRAKAGSRSRNSTLTSLCVLSHYPFFSTFRECLYTLKRLVDCCSERLLGKKLGIPRGIQRDTMWRIFTGSLLVEEKSSALLHDLREIEAWIYRLLRSPVPVSGQKRVDIEVLPQELQQALTFALPDPSRFTLVDFPLHLPLELLGVDACLQVLTCILLEHKVVLQSRDYNALSMSVMAFVAMIYPLEYMFPVIPLLPTCMASAEQLLLAPTPYIIGVPASFFLYKLDFKMPDDVWLVDLDSNRVIAPTNAEVLPTLPEPESLELKKHLKQALASMSLNTQPILNLEKFHEGQEIPLLLGRPSNDLQSTPSTEFNPLIYGNDVDSVDVATRVAMVRFFNSPNVLQGFQMHTRTLRLFPRPVVAFQAGSFLASRPRQTPFAEKLARTQAVEYFGEWILNPTNYAFQRIHNNMFDPALIGDKPKWYAHQLQPIHYRVYDSNSQLAEALSVPPERDSDSEPTDDSGSDSMDYDDSSSSYSSLGDFVSEMMKCDINGDTPNVDPLTHAALGDASEVKIDELQNQKESEEVGPESKNSQENPPLRSSSSITASSSPSTVIHGANAEPADSTEVDDKAAVGVSKPLSAVPSSMGKSNTDRHQTEIGEGAQKLLRPNSLKLASDSEAESDSRASSPTSTISNNSTEGFGGIMSFASSLYRNHSTSFSLSNLTLPTKGAREKTTPFPSLKGNRRALVDQKSSVIKHSPTVKREPPSPQGRSSNSSENQQFLKEVVHSVLDGQGVGWLNMKKVRRLLESEQLRVFVLSKLNRSVQSEDDARQDAIPDVEVSRKVYKGMLDLLKCTVLSLEQSYAHAGLGGMASIFGLLEIAQTHYYSKEPDKRKKSPTESVNTPVGKDPGLSGRGDPKAMAQLRVPQLGPRAPSAAGKGPRELDTRSLKEENFVASVGPEVIKSVFETEEKKSQISADSGVSLTSGSQRTDPDSVIGVSPAVMIRSSSQDSEVSTVSNSSGETLGADSDLSSNAGDGPGGEGSAHLASSRGTLSDSEIETNSATSTIFGKAHSLKPSVKEKLVGSPVRSSEDVSQRVYLYEGLLGKERSTLWDQMQFWEDAFLDAVMLEREGMGMDQGPQEMIDRYLSLGEHDRKRLEDDEDRLLATLLHNLISYMLLMKVNKNDIRKKVRRLMGKSHIGLVYSQQINEVLDQLANLNGRDLAIRSSGSRHMKKQTFVVHAGTDTNGDIFFMEVCDDCVVLRSNIGTVYERWWYEKLINMTYCPKTKVLCLWRRNGSETQLNKFYTKKCRELYYCVKDSMERAAARQQSIKPGPELGGEFPVQDMKTGEGGLLQVTLEGINLKFMHSQVFIELNHIKKCNTVRGVFVLEEFVPEIKEVVSHKYKTPMAHEICYSVLCLFSYVAAVRSREEDLRTPPRPVSS, from the exons ATGGTGCAAAAGAAGAAGCTCTGTCCTCGGTTACTTGATTATCTAGTGATCGTAGGGGCCAG GCACCCGAGCAGTGATAGTGTGGCCCAGACTCCTGAATTACTACGGCGGTACCCCTTGGAGGACCACTCCGAGTTTCCCCTGCCCCCAGATGTAGTGTTCTTCTGCCAGCCTGAGGGCTGTCTGAGTGTGCGTCAGCGGCGCATGAGTCTGCGGGATGACACTTCTTTCGTCTTCACCCTCACTGACAAGGACACTGGAGTCACTCGTTATGGCATCTGTGTTAACTTCTACCGCTCCTTCCAGAAGCGTATGCctaaagaaaagggggaaggTGGGGCAGGGTCACGTGGGAAGGAAGGACCCCGTGCCACTTGTGCATCAGAAGAGGTTGGCACTGAGACCTCAGAGACCGGCCTGTCCTTGCAACCCCCCAGTGCTGACCCCGCCCCCGATGTGAATCAGTCTCCTCGGGTCAAACCCCGGGCCAAGGCAGGGAGCCGTTCACGCAATAGTACTCTGACATCCCTGTGTGTGCTCAGCCACTATCCCTTCTTCTCCACCTTCCGAGAATGTCTGTACACCCTCAAACGTCTTGTGGACTGCTGCAGCGAGCGGCTGCTGGGCAAGAAACTGGGCATCCCTCGAGGCATACAAAG GGACACTATGTGGCGCATCTTTACTGGATCATTGCTAGTGGAGGAGAAGTCAAGTGCCCTTCTTCATGACCTTCGAGAGATTGAGGCCTGGATCTATCGATTGCTTCGTTCCCCAGTGCCCGTCTCTGGGCAGAAGCGAGTAGACATTGAGGTCCTACCCCAGGAGCTCCAACAAGCTCTGACCTTTGCTCTTCCAGACCCTTCTCGATTCACCCTGGTGGATTTCCCACTGCACCTTCCCTTGGAACTTCTGGGTGTGGATGCCTGTCTTCAGGTGCTAACCTGCATCCTCTTAGAGCACAAG GTGGTGCTACAGTCCCGAGACTACAATGCCCTCTCCATGTCTGTGATGGCATTTGTGGCGATGATCTACCCACTGGAGTATATGTTTCCTGTAATCCCACTGCTGCCCACCTGCATGGCATCGGCAGAACAG CTGCTGTTGGCTCCAACTCCATACATCATCGGGGTCCCTGCCAGCTTCTTCCTCTACAAGCTGGACTTCAAAATGCCTGATGACGTATGGCTGGTGGATCTGGACAGCAATAGG GTGATTGCCCCCACCAATGCAGAGGTGCTCCCAACCCTGCCAGAGCCAGAATCATTAGAGCTGAAGAAGCATCTGAAGCAG GCCCTTGCCAGCATGAGTCTCAACACCCAGCCCATCCTCAATCTGGAAAAATTCCACGAAGGCCAAGAGATCCCCCTTCTCTTGGGAAGGCCTTCTAACGACCTGCAGTCCACACCTTCCACTGAATTCAACCCACTCATCTATGGCAATGATGTGGATTCTGTGGATGTTGCAACGAG AGTGGCCATGGTCCGTTTCTTCAACTCCCCCAACGTGCTGCAGGGCTTCCAGATGCACACACGTACCCTGCGTCTCTTCCCTCGGCCCGTGGTAGCTTTTCAAGCTGGCTCCTTTCTAGCCTCACGTCCCCGGCAGACTCCTTTTGCAGAGAAGCTGGCCAGAACTCAGGCCGTGGAGTACTTCGGAGAATGGATCCTGAACCCCACCAACTACGCCTTCCAGCGAATCCACAACA ACATGTTTGATCCAGCCCTGATTGGTGACAAGCCGAAGTGGTATGCCCATCAGCTACAGCCCATCCATTATCGAGTCTATGATAGCAACTCCCAGCTGGCCGAGGCACTGAGCGTGCCCCCAGAGCGCGactctgactctgagcccactGATGACAG TGGCAGCGATAGTATGGATTATGATGACTCAAGCTCTTCTTACTCCTCCCTTGGTGACTTTGTCAGTGAAATGATGAAGTGTGACATCAATGGTGATACTCCCA ATGTGGATCCGTTGACGCATGCAGCGCTGGGGGATGCCAGCGAGGTGAAGATCGATGAGCTGCAGAACCAGAAGGAATCTGAGGAAGTGGGCCCGGAAAGCAAGAACTCTCAGGAAAACCCGCCGCTGCGCTCCAGCTCCAGCATCACCGCCAGCAGTAGCCCCAGCACCGTCATCCATGGAGCTAATGCT GAACCTGCCGATTCAACGGAGGTGGACGATAAGGCAGCAGTAGGCGTCTCCAAGCCCCTCTCTGCCGTGCCTTCCAGCATGGGCAAATCGAACACGGACAGGCACCAGACAGAAATCGGAGAGGG GGCTCAAAAGCTGCTGCGGCCCAACAGCTTGAAACTGGCAAGCGACTCTGAGGCAGAGTCCGACTCTCGCGCAAGTTCACCCACCTCCACCATCTCCAACAACAGCACCGAGGGCTTCGGGGGCATCATGTCTTTTGCCA GCAGCCTATATCGAAACCACAGTACGAGCTTCAGTCTTTCAAACCTCACACTGCCCACCAAAGGTGCGCGAGAGAAGACCACACCCTTCCCCAGTCTGAAAG GAAACAGGAGGGCCTTAGTGGACCAGAAGTCATCTGTTATTAAACACAGCCCAACAGTGAAAAGAGAGCCTCCATCACCTCAGGGTCGATCCAGCAATTCTAG TGAGAACCAGCAGTTCCTGAAGGAGGTGGTCCACAGCGTGCTGGATGGCCAGGGCGTTGGCTGGCTCAACATGAAAAAGGTGCGTCGGCTACTGGAGAGCGAGCAGCTGCGAGTCTTTGTCCTGAGCAAGCTGAATCGCTCAGTGCAGTCAGAGGACGATGCCCGGCAGGACGCCATCCCCGACGTG GAGGTCAGTCGGAAGGTATACAAGGGGATGCTAGACCTGCTCAAGTGCACGGTGCTCAGCCTGGAGCAGTCCTACGCCCACGCGGGTCTGGGGGGTATGGCCAGCATCTTTGGGCTTCTGGAGATTGCCCAGACCCACTACTATAGCAAAG AACCAGACAAGCGGAAGAAAAGTCCAACAGAGAGTGTAAATACCCCAGTCGGCAAGGATCCTGGCCTGTCCGGGCGGGGGGACCCAAAGGCCATGGCACAGCTGAGAGTTCCCCAGCTGGGACCTCGGGCACCAAGTGCTGCAGGAAAGGGTCCCAGAGAACTAGACACCAGaagtttaaaggaagaaaattttgtaGCATCTGTTG GGCCCGAAGTCATCAAATCCGTCTTtgagacagaggagaaaaagtCCCAGATCAGTGCGGACAGTGGCGTGAGCCTGACATCTGGTTCCCAG AGGACTGATCCAGACTCTGTCATTGGTGTGAGTCCAGCCGTTATGATCCGAAGCTCAAGTCAGGACTCTGAAGTTAGCACC gtGAGTAATAGCTCTGGAGAGACCCTTGGAGCAGACAGTGACCTGAGCAGCAACGCGGGTGATGGTCCAGGCGGTGAGGGCAGCGCCCACTTGGCCAGCTCTCGGGGCACCTTGTCTGATAGTGAAATTGAGACCAACTCTGCTACCAGCACCATCTTT GGGAAAGCCCACAGCTTGAAGCCAAGTGTCAAGGAGAAGCTGGTGGGCAGCCCAGTTCGCTCGTCTGAGGATGTAAGCCAGCGAGTCTATCTCTACGAGGGACTCCTAG GCAAAGAACGTTCTACTTTATGGGACCAAATGCAGTTCTGGGAAGACGCGTTCTTAGATGCTGTGATgttggagagagaaggaatgggtATGGACCAGGGTCCCCAGGAAATGATCGACAG GTACCTGTCCCTGGGAGAGCATGACCGGAAGCGCCTGGAGGATGATGAAGATCGTTTGTTGGCCACGCTTTTGCACAACCTCATCTCTTACATGCTACTGATGAAG GTAAATAAGAATGACATCCGAAAGAAGGTGAGGCGCCTAATGGGCAAGTCGCATATTGGGCTTGTGTACAGCCAGCAAATCAACGAAGTGCTTGATCAGCTGGCGAACCTG AATGGACGTGATCTCGCTATCCGGTCCAGTGGCAGCCGGCACATGAAGAAGCAAACATTTGTGGTACATGCAGGGACAGACACAAATGGAGATATCTTCTTCATGGAG GTGTGTGATGACTGCGTGGTCCTGCGGAGTAACATCGGGACGGTGTACGAACGCTGGTGGTACGAGAAGCTCATCAACATGACCTACTGCCCCAAGACCAAGGTGCTGTGCCTGTGGCGCAGAAATGGCTCTGAGACTCAGCTCAACAAGTTCTATACCAAGAAG TGTCGGGAACTGTACTACTGCGTGAAGGACAGCATGGAGAGAGCCGCGGCCCGACAGCAGAGCATCAAACCCG GCCCTGAACTGGGTGGCGAGTTCCCTGTGCAGGACATGAAGACTGGTGAGGGCGGCTTGCTGCAGGTCACCCTAGAAGGGATCAATCTCAAGTTCATGCACAGCCAG